TGGTTATGTGTATTAGGCCAACTTTGGTTTACACCCAATATAAATATCGTATGAAACAAACAAATGGTCTGGTTAAAATAATAGTACCCACATTTTTAGTTAGGTacattattgttgtaagttttaattaaataaataaaaaattcatataaaaataagcATAGTTATCTTATgttatacaatattttttttagtttttatggtTATTGACTTATTTTTGTTGGGATATTGTTGATATGTTTACGAAATTCATCTATGAATTATAGTCTTCATTATAATACTGATATATCTCTACTAAATGAGATTTATCCTTAAAGATgattgatgagcgtccattttgtgataaaaacccctagtgaaaggcttcatttctatgcttaaatgaattattattccggaactattggtacttaatggattGTATGATTATGCAGATTCACGGAAGATGCAaaagagggtaaatgacatcaagaatgaagcctatgaagttacaagacacaaggaagtgattcgggagctAAACGAAGAAGCGAAAGCTGCAGCATGAGCCACCAGCCCCGCTGGCCATCAAGAATCATCGTCGTTCCTctatcaccagcgccgctaaCCCATTCAAGCCCAGGACCAACGCCACTGGTaagcccaccagcgccgctggccagcCCAGTTCAGCAACCGACTTTCACCTCTATTTAAACCGAattaaccctcaaaaccctaagagagagagTTGATTCAGTAGCTCTAGCCGCCCAGCAACAACCCTAGAtcgactttgcagattccaaggaggttttggagcttctaacaccttctgatcttcactcttggtctagatcttttgtcttctatttacttttattgtcaaacaatgtcttttatctttacagactttgttattcctttaataatgttaggctagtaggctgaatacttgtttggatcgatgtgatcatgtagacgtttattgttttactgtgtttgtttagattctgttggaatgTGCTTTACtatttatcgtagatccatgtttattagtaattcatgttgctattggttttatatctgaacatattagtttaattctgatggttgtctatgatcatacactaggactaatatgctatgacagaaaacgactagtcggtctataagtAGAAGTAAAAATCGATTCActttgtaaccgagggatccagaaccatagtaactaggatgaattgaacatgaagcttaacaatgccagacgcgatcctttgacttgtaaccgagcactgtggtcaccggagggaattatatctggtcatggcttaagagccagataattaaaagatgaattagtaacacaaactttaggtcagtaatgcttaaaacaatgaatctagcaagaatttgttttaaagggtagtgtgagtctagcgacagcactactaatcaggcaaagtgaatctaacgagaatctgaaccgtaattaagtttccaacagactagcaaaccagtaggataaTATTTGATCGCATCATGAGATCAGAGatgtcaaacaagtattttaatttaattactgttatttgttttttcaaatattttcagattagcctctcgCTGAAAAGCGGTTGCGGCTAGATTATTATTTTACtgttaaaagtattagtttattaggagttagtgacaaactcCCAaacaactagaattacacgtactactagatttagtaaagcaacgcgtccctgcgaacgatcctgtaacttaccactaggctatattacactgaccgggttctctgctcgttacgtgtgtttaggttagatagttacgtgtacaacataaatttaaagacaagaataaAAACAACACATCAATGATCGGCCGCCAAGTGACTGCCGACTGTTATTTAGATAGTAGtcattatgaaaaaaatattgaaGTGGCATTCTTTGAGGATCCTAGTCAAAGTAattaggaaaatgctaaatgaagcccttagggctttacttaacgtgcataaaaatgttgtgcattttcatattaaaagtccacccttgaattttatagtaaatatacaactaattaatgcaccttaacgaaagcccttctAACAAAACCCAATTGGGTATGTTTCCTTTGATATCTAGATAGTAAAAATAGGAAAGTGAAAATAACTTGGACGTGCTGGTTTTATAATCCATATAAATTTGATGTAACTTTCCTATGATTCTGATTTTTTCCAGAATTGGACATTCGTAACAAAGAATATTTCAAACAAGTTTTGTTGCTAAAAGATTTACGGGATTCAGCCACATCATTCAAAACTGCCAAGGGAATGCCGGTTTCATCCAACATGGTGTGTGACTACGTACTTTAATACATTAAGAAAAGATGTTCACAGGGCCAGAAAGACTCGGTCACATTTCCAATCGTTTTCAGTACTTCGTTGAGATGATTTCTGCGACTCGTACTAGGGTTGGCTCCTCGCAGTTCTCCCTTTTAACACCAACGGTAGATTTTTGTATTAAAAtacaattttaataaataataataatgagtaatataatattattgtacaATCACGTACATATGCAGGCGAAAAGCCGAAAACGTACAACAGAAACAACCAGCTTGGTTACAAGGTCAAAGGGCCATTTGGACATAGAACGTACATGGACTGATAAAATGCCTAACAAGCCCTTAACTGGGCTTTCAGGCTTGAGCATTTTAGAAAATTATTTGGACTCAAATGTGTATTTTGGGCCTTAGGACCTATTCCAGGGAAAGTGTACGTATTTTCCAACAATTAATTAGTTGCAAGTCTTCATGttcttttcttcatttttattcaattttttttgcttttattttgGCTTTAtatctgatgatgatgacaaATATTATATGATAGCTAGCCAGCTTGTTGTTATGTGATCACATGGTATATGCAGATGATTGTCATATGTTTCTTAagtatttttcataatattatcGCATGTATCACCTTtcttctttgtatatataaatatatatgttggtataaatatatatatatatatatatgttcgtaTTATCATATCTTGTGTTGAGCATTGAAAAATGAATTCTGTTAAAGCATTGTTAACCGAATCACCCGATCTAAAAACCATTCCTTCTATCTACGCCTACTCAAGTAACTCTAAGGAGCTCGTTGCATTAGATACTTATGATTCAATCCCTACTATTGATTTTTCCTTGCTAACATGTGACGATCCTGTTATACGGTTCCAAGTGATCCAAGACCTTGGTAATGCATGCAACGATTGGGGATTTTTTCAGGTACTAATTGCTATTTATCTAGCTTGATGAGTTCAACTATTCGATATATGTAATAATGCATGCATAGCTTTTTTTAAAGCTCTCTTaatgatttttaaaatctttaggTGATTAATCATGGCGTACCCGAAACACTGATGAAAATGGTAATTGAAAAATCACATGGCTTTTTCAACTTGACggaaaaagagaagaaagattTTGAGGGAAAAGATGTCTTTGATCCGATTAAATATGGAACCAGCTTTAATAACAAGAAGGATGAAGTAATCTATTGGAGGGATTATCTCAAGATTAATCTACACCCGGAGTTTCATTGCCCAAACAAGCCCTTAGGTCTCAGGTAATTAACCGGTTTCTTTAGTTACTTCTTGTATGCTACTTAATTTGTGATAGTTATTTTCTTGAATTAATTGGTTTCAATGCAGGGAGGTTTTCTTTGAGTACTCGAAAAGAGCCAGAGAGGTAGCAAATGGGCTCCTTAGTGGGATATCAACTAGCCTAGGACTCGACCAAACTTATGTAAAAAAGGCATTAAATTTAGATACGGGTTCACAAATGTGTGTAATCAACCTTTACCCACCTTGCCCACAACCCGAATTGGCAATAGGGTTGCCACCTCATTCGGATTATGGCCTCTTCACACTCCTTATCAACAACGGTGTAGGTGGACTCCAAATCAAGCACAAGGGTAAATGGATCAATATTCACAACACTCTTCCCAATTCGTTACTAATCAATACCGGAGACCAACTTGAGGTACATGTTTGTCCCAACTTAACTAAATCCTGTTGAACCAAGGCCCGTTTGATCACCTAATCTTAATAATGTTGATTATTGATCGTTTGTAGGTTTTCAGTAACGGGAAGTATAAGAGTGTGGAGCATCGGGCTGTTCTAAATAACGTTGTAACGAAAATATCAGTAGTTATAGCGTACGGGCCTACACTGGATACCGTGGTAGCTCCGGCCGATAAGTTGATGGATGAAGAAAGGTGCCCGGCTGCATATGCTCCTATGAAGTACAAGGACTATATTGAAATGCAACAACGCGGTCAACTCGTTCGGAAGAGTTGTTTGGAACGGGTTCGGGCATGATATTCGAAATGTTAATGTATGCATTTTGTTTTGGGACGCCAATGTAAAACTTATGCAAGTTGTAAAAGGGCGAATTCAAATTCAATATTAGGAAATAAACTTATGGAAGTTTTAAAAGGGCCATTCCTGTTATCAACGTGCCACCACGACCATATATTCATGGGCGGAGTTAAATCGAGAATGTACAATTGAAAAAGTTGAATTACCAAAAATACATCTTTTTCGATGCTTCGGGTTTTTTTActgtttaaaaatctttttatataattaaaaacctTTTACTTTAATTAAGTAACTTTTTCTTAATCAGTTTATATGTTACTCGTACTTTGATAAATGAAAAAGCCACCTTTAAATGACAAGTGTTTTAGGTAACTGAAAAAATATTTACGTGATGCGGCGATGATAGTGGTAACGGCAGCGTAATGATGGCGGCGTCTAGTGTCGGCAATGAGTAGCATGATTtaaaagagtattatagttattttaggaatTTAGAGgtaaatattgtaatttaatattagttAGCTAGGGGATAGACTCATTGATAATGTGAGCTAGTTATATTGTTACACACATTtaaggtattttaaaggtagaaaagggataatttgttttatataatgataaagATAAGTAGATCGAAAATATGTTTCTTACACAAATGTTGGATTTTAGATTAGCTAGAAGTACAAAATACCAGATTGTATTTAGACACGATAGTGGAATTGTAAAAATATGTGATGTATTAGCTCCTTTATCTTATGGGATTTCCTACATTGTccttaaaagaaagaaatttacAAGTGTTGTTTTTTGGGTTTAAGCCCCAATAACTCGACGGTGTATAAGGAAGGTAAAATATAGACAGACATTACCTTTATCtaattaagtaaaaaagttGCTTCCAAATTCTACCGAAATGATACAAGGCACATAATACATACATTTACAAAGGATCATCATGTTTGataattttagagtttttttttcaaattagagATTAATCTAATTTATTTGATCATTTTTAGTAACCTTTAACTTTTAAAAGCAAATAAAATGTATTCTTCGGTGTATTTTGGTAAGAATAGAAAGACGTGAACCTTTTGAACAAACCATATAtccaatttatttttaatgaataaaacaTCATAGTCACACTATagtatattagattagatttatcCCTATGTCAAATATACACAAGACTAACAacgtttttgatatgaaataattattaaataaaagcaaataaaaatCTGTAAAattcaactatatataaaaataatacaaacagatattttgatatatttttaatacatatataatatagtttGAATTTATTAAGATGCATGCAGATATAAACTCTTATGTGAATTAAATTACAATCATCAACTGaaacataaattaattaaattttttttatataaatatatgtttttattatattagtttaataATCAAGAAAAGTTTGAAGTATAAATTAGTGATGCAAAACAAATTAGTGTAAAAAAAATGAGAcatcttttataattattaattattaataactaTAATTAAATCATTATGGTCTCATACTTTCAATTTATAATTATGTAATAACAAAcgtcaaaattataaataaaaaaaaaaagagaaaattgaaagcaaaagtcaatttaaaaaaagagttttgttaatgacaaccctcagggctgtcagtattaattattttgatgcattaaaatttgtattttgtctTGTGAAAATTCAGGGGcggttattaatatataaagtattacTTTTTATGCAGGTAATAAGCTGTTAAAGACAACCCTTaagctgtcattatcatttttctttaaaaaaataaaaattataattgctatataaaaaatttattatcgttatgaatatataataacCTCATAGCGGTCATACAATTTCAAAGGAAGAGAACCATACTATTTATAGTCTTTGAAGGGAACATACGACGTTTACGTACACCAACATAAATTCAAATCAATACATCACATAGTTATCATCCTTTTTTTTCGTAAATGACGCAAAATtcaattattatatgtatatgtttgatAAAAGTAATTACAGTATTTTATAGTTGTGGTTTTAGTTATAGTTGTGGTTTTAGTTGTAGTTATATGTTGTAGCTTTAAAACAGATCTATTAATTAGAACTTTTATTTTCTAGTTGTGTTTGATATGGTATTCGTATTTGTAACTTCAAAagattttatgtaatttttaaatattaaaagttaagtagtgttttattttaaagttttttctttcaaataaaagataaattaattgcatttaaacaaaaactttttaCTCAATAAGATTTTattgttcaaaattaaaaacttaaactccTAAAAGGTTTTTGAAAAGCTATTATCTAACATACACTTAATAGCAGCTCTCGTctaattaacttcatataaattgAATGAAATCTgaaaaaatgtctatttttagattttaatcatgatttttatgtttGGGGTAAACATcgaacatttatatttatttctttttagtcATAAATTAAGTCTTTTCAAAAAACTATAGTAAAAAACAACACTTCATGATAAATACTAAATTTCACCTTGCAAACTTTGAACAGTCATGTAGGGGGTAGGGTTTTAACcgaattaaatgtcgtgccttcagGCGATTTAGTtggggtttctcctcctactggGTATTGAGGATGAGGACCTCTCTAGCGCGAACCTGATTAAGACAACATAAGCTAGATtccctgttgcgagcaaataatccacatctttaaaaaaaatatatagtaaaacTACATCGGCCATGAAAGAATTTTGAGAGAAATTATTGATCCAGTTATATGCCtacaatttaaattttaaaatactcatTTATGAAACTTCAATCTATCTTAGTTATTTAAATCA
The sequence above is drawn from the Erigeron canadensis isolate Cc75 chromosome 4, C_canadensis_v1, whole genome shotgun sequence genome and encodes:
- the LOC122597454 gene encoding 2-oxoglutarate-dependent dioxygenase 19-like, whose product is MNSVKALLTESPDLKTIPSIYAYSSNSKELVALDTYDSIPTIDFSLLTCDDPVIRFQVIQDLGNACNDWGFFQVINHGVPETLMKMVIEKSHGFFNLTEKEKKDFEGKDVFDPIKYGTSFNNKKDEVIYWRDYLKINLHPEFHCPNKPLGLREVFFEYSKRAREVANGLLSGISTSLGLDQTYVKKALNLDTGSQMCVINLYPPCPQPELAIGLPPHSDYGLFTLLINNGVGGLQIKHKGKWINIHNTLPNSLLINTGDQLEVFSNGKYKSVEHRAVLNNVVTKISVVIAYGPTLDTVVAPADKLMDEERCPAAYAPMKYKDYIEMQQRGQLVRKSCLERVRA